A section of the Carya illinoinensis cultivar Pawnee chromosome 12, C.illinoinensisPawnee_v1, whole genome shotgun sequence genome encodes:
- the LOC122290413 gene encoding putative RING-H2 finger protein ATL71, protein MEDGRWRKSFVSLLDNWIRPTDQNMDVTFAYSFGFSLVIVAVIITMAVASYYCTHKYSGSETSNDNVSLTTTGDIGSSHSVAIEVIGLDKAALHRFPKLLYSQTKLNKAGDSTASACCSICLPLRL, encoded by the exons ATGGAAGATGGAAGATGGAGAAAAAGTTTTGTCTCTCTATTGGATAACTGGATAAGACCGACGG ATCAAAACATGGATGTCACTTTTGCTTATAGCTTCGGATTCTCCCTTGTCATCGTCGCTGTTATCATAACGATGGCCGTGGCTTCTTACTACTGCACCCACAAGTATTCAGGCTCTGAAACTTCCAATGACAACGTCTCCCTTACCACCACCGGAGATATTGGTAGCTCCCACTCCGTGGCAATCGAAGTTATTGGCCTCGACAAAGCCGCTCTTCATAGGTTCCCGAAGTTGCTTTACTCCCAGACCAAACTCAACAAGGCTGGTGACTCCACTGCTTCTGCCTGCTGCTCCATATGTCTACCACTGAGACTTTAA